A region from the Algoriphagus machipongonensis genome encodes:
- a CDS encoding cysteine desulfurase, whose amino-acid sequence MNFSIDDIRKQFPVLHQEVHGKPLVYFDNAATTQKPSSVIDALEGYYLHDNSNIHRGAHALADRATRYFEETREAVQHFINAKESEEIIFTKGTTESINLVAYTFGRKFIQAGDEIIISTLEHHSNIVPWQMLCEETGALLKIIPINEAGEILFEEFEKLLSPKTKLVSVVHASNALGTINPVKEIIQASHEVGAKVLLDGAQSSSHLEIDVQDLDCDFFALSAHKLYGPTGLGVLYGKREILEEMPPFQGGGEMIKEVTFEKTTFNEIPFKFEAGTPNIGDVIAFKQAIAFINSLGKTAIKAHEDDLLAYANELLLPVKGFIPVGTAASKVSVLSFNINGMHPFDVGVMLDAKGIAVRTGHHCTQPLMKRLGIEGTVRASFAVYNSKLEIEKLAEGVSQLARIKNK is encoded by the coding sequence ATGAACTTTTCAATAGACGATATTAGAAAGCAATTCCCAGTGCTTCATCAAGAAGTTCATGGGAAACCTTTGGTCTATTTTGATAATGCAGCAACCACTCAGAAACCTTCTTCTGTTATTGATGCGCTCGAAGGTTACTACCTTCACGACAACTCAAATATTCACCGAGGAGCTCATGCCTTAGCTGACAGGGCCACTCGGTATTTTGAGGAAACCAGAGAGGCTGTTCAGCATTTCATTAATGCTAAAGAGTCAGAAGAAATCATCTTCACTAAAGGAACTACAGAAAGCATCAATCTTGTAGCTTACACTTTTGGGAGAAAATTCATTCAGGCTGGAGACGAGATTATCATTTCCACCTTAGAGCACCATTCCAACATTGTTCCTTGGCAAATGCTTTGCGAAGAGACTGGAGCTTTATTAAAAATTATCCCAATCAATGAAGCAGGAGAAATTCTTTTTGAAGAATTTGAAAAGCTTCTAAGCCCTAAGACGAAACTAGTAAGTGTAGTCCATGCTTCAAATGCTCTTGGAACCATCAATCCTGTAAAGGAAATCATCCAGGCTTCCCATGAAGTTGGAGCAAAAGTTCTTTTGGACGGTGCTCAGTCTTCCAGCCATTTGGAGATTGATGTCCAAGATCTGGATTGCGATTTTTTCGCTTTATCAGCTCATAAATTATACGGGCCAACAGGATTAGGAGTCCTATATGGAAAAAGAGAAATCTTAGAGGAAATGCCGCCATTTCAAGGTGGAGGGGAAATGATCAAGGAAGTAACTTTTGAAAAAACTACTTTCAACGAAATCCCTTTTAAATTTGAAGCGGGCACACCTAACATTGGAGATGTAATTGCGTTTAAACAAGCGATTGCATTCATAAATAGTTTAGGGAAAACAGCCATTAAAGCGCATGAGGATGATTTATTGGCCTATGCCAATGAATTATTACTTCCCGTTAAAGGATTCATTCCTGTAGGAACCGCCGCCAGTAAAGTCAGCGTTTTATCTTTTAATATTAATGGTATGCACCCATTTGATGTGGGTGTGATGCTAGATGCAAAAGGCATCGCTGTCAGAACAGGTCATCATTGTACTCAGCCTTTAATGAAAAGACTTGGAATAGAGGGAACTGTTAGAGCGTCTTTTGCTGTTTACAATTCCAAATTAGAGATAGAAAAATTAGCCGAAGGAGTCAGTCAGCTGGCTAGAATAAAAAATAAATGA
- the sufD gene encoding Fe-S cluster assembly protein SufD, whose amino-acid sequence MSTLTKQNLFEGFLENSYADFTQVREEGKNSFLSQGLPTLKTEEYKFTAITKKLEQSISELKAAKPFAVSEDDVKAAIPSGFDGTVLVFANGHLLEDQCINVEGLDFSKLSDKSETALGSIAKVEKDPFVALNQASFDQGIHISIPKKEIVEKAILLLSFYKANEGQVIQPRVWIEAGDFAEVSFISQSVNLSDSSYFVNKVVEIKGGLNSQIRYYSLQNEGSNAIEVCNTETNLLQDSRFSSVTISLSGDMVRNNLNLNLLGSNSEGNMYGIYLLNGKAHVDNHTNVDHTIPHAESNELYKGILADHSRGVFNGKIFVRQDAQKTNAFQQNNNILLSEDAIVNTKPQLEIWADDVKCSHGCTTGQLDEEALFYLQARGIDKVQAKGLLLYAFAGEVLEHIQNDSFKTYVTELVQERLGSKF is encoded by the coding sequence ATGAGTACGCTCACTAAGCAAAATCTATTTGAAGGATTTTTGGAGAATTCCTATGCCGACTTTACACAAGTTAGAGAGGAAGGCAAAAATAGCTTTCTAAGCCAAGGACTCCCCACCCTCAAAACAGAAGAATATAAATTTACTGCGATTACCAAGAAATTGGAGCAATCAATTTCTGAATTAAAAGCAGCAAAACCATTTGCAGTTTCTGAAGACGATGTGAAAGCTGCAATCCCCTCAGGATTTGATGGAACTGTACTAGTATTTGCCAATGGGCACTTATTAGAAGATCAGTGCATTAATGTGGAAGGTTTAGATTTTTCTAAGCTTTCTGATAAATCCGAGACTGCTCTTGGATCAATCGCTAAGGTTGAGAAAGACCCTTTTGTGGCACTTAATCAAGCTTCATTTGATCAAGGAATACATATTAGTATTCCCAAAAAAGAAATTGTAGAGAAGGCAATTTTATTGTTATCATTCTATAAAGCCAATGAAGGTCAGGTTATTCAACCTCGTGTTTGGATAGAAGCAGGCGACTTTGCTGAAGTAAGCTTTATTTCTCAAAGTGTCAATTTAAGTGACAGTAGCTATTTTGTAAATAAAGTAGTTGAGATCAAAGGAGGCCTTAATTCTCAAATTCGATATTACAGTTTGCAAAATGAAGGCAGTAATGCTATCGAAGTTTGCAACACTGAAACCAACCTATTGCAAGATTCAAGATTCAGTTCGGTAACTATTTCCTTGTCGGGAGATATGGTTAGAAACAATCTGAATTTAAACTTGCTAGGGAGTAATTCTGAAGGCAACATGTATGGTATTTACCTATTGAATGGAAAAGCTCACGTTGATAACCATACCAATGTGGACCATACAATTCCTCATGCCGAGTCAAATGAACTATATAAAGGGATTTTAGCAGATCATTCTAGAGGAGTTTTCAACGGGAAAATTTTCGTTAGACAGGATGCTCAAAAGACCAATGCATTCCAGCAAAACAATAACATCCTACTTTCTGAAGATGCTATTGTCAACACCAAGCCTCAATTAGAAATTTGGGCGGATGATGTGAAATGCTCTCACGGTTGTACTACAGGTCAACTGGATGAGGAGGCTTTATTTTACCTTCAAGCCAGAGGGATCGATAAAGTTCAAGCAAAAGGATTGTTGTTATATGCATTTGCCGGTGAAGTATTGGAGCATATCCAAAATGATAGCTTTAAAACTTACGTCACTGAGTTGGTGCAGGAGAGATTGGGTAGCAAATTCTAA
- the sufC gene encoding Fe-S cluster assembly ATPase SufC, with product MLSIKNLHASIEGTPILRGINLEIKAGEVHAIMGPNGSGKSTLASVLAGREEYEVTEGSVTFKGKDLLDLAPEDRAREGVFLAFQYPVEIPGVSSTNFLRTAVNQVREYRGQAPLDAVKFLTMMKEKVKLVEIDQKLLSRSLNEGFSGGEKKRNEIFQMAMLEPTLSILDETDSGLDIDALRIVSNGVNQLKSKDNATIVVTHYQRLLDYIVPDYVHVLYKGKIVKSGTKELALELEEKGYDWIKEAVDSEATV from the coding sequence ATGTTAAGTATAAAAAACCTACACGCATCTATTGAAGGAACTCCGATTTTAAGAGGAATCAATTTGGAGATCAAAGCAGGTGAGGTCCATGCTATCATGGGACCAAATGGTTCAGGTAAATCAACATTGGCCTCAGTATTGGCTGGAAGAGAAGAATATGAAGTTACAGAAGGTAGTGTGACTTTTAAGGGAAAAGACTTGTTGGATTTAGCTCCAGAAGATCGTGCTAGAGAAGGTGTATTCCTTGCTTTTCAATATCCAGTGGAAATACCTGGGGTAAGTTCTACCAACTTCCTTAGAACTGCTGTAAACCAAGTAAGAGAATATAGAGGACAGGCACCACTTGATGCTGTCAAGTTCTTGACAATGATGAAAGAGAAGGTCAAATTGGTAGAAATCGACCAAAAACTTCTTAGCAGATCGTTGAATGAAGGATTTTCAGGAGGAGAAAAGAAGAGAAATGAAATCTTCCAAATGGCCATGTTAGAGCCTACCCTTTCGATCCTTGATGAAACTGATTCAGGTTTGGACATTGACGCTTTGAGAATCGTTTCCAATGGTGTCAATCAATTGAAGTCAAAAGACAATGCAACCATTGTTGTGACTCACTACCAGCGACTATTAGATTATATCGTTCCTGATTATGTTCACGTACTTTATAAAGGAAAAATTGTAAAGTCCGGCACCAAAGAACTAGCACTTGAGCTGGAAGAAAAAGGTTACGATTGGATCAAAGAAGCCGTTGATTCTGAAGCAACAGTCTGA
- the sufB gene encoding Fe-S cluster assembly protein SufB, whose protein sequence is MSKDNQILEEFTSKEYEHGWSVNYEADEAPVGLNEEIIKWISTKKEEPQWLLEWRLKAFKTWESMVEPAWANVTYPKIDLQSLRYYSAPKQDKKPKSLDEVDPELLQIYERLGINLNEQKKLQGIAVDAVLDSVSVGTTFKKTLSKLGIVFCSFSEAVKEHPELVKKYLGSVVPMTDNYYAALNSAVFSDGSFCYIPKGVRCPMELSTYFRINAANTGQFERTLIVAEDESYVSYLEGCTAPQRDENQLHAAVVEIYAAKNAEVKYSTVQNWFPGDKDGKGGIYNFVTKRGICAGDNSKISWTQVETGSAVTWKYPSCILKGDNSIGEFYSVAVTNNYQQADTGTKMIHIGKNTKSRIVSKGISAGKSQNSYRGQVQVMKRASNSRNFSQCDSLLMGDQCGAHTFPYIDIHNSTAKVEHEATTSKIGEDQLFYCNQRGISTEDAVALIVNGYAKEVLNQLPMEFAVEAQKLLALTLEGSVG, encoded by the coding sequence ATGAGCAAAGACAATCAGATTTTAGAAGAGTTTACCTCCAAGGAGTACGAACACGGTTGGTCTGTTAATTATGAGGCAGATGAAGCGCCAGTAGGGCTTAATGAGGAAATCATTAAATGGATATCTACCAAAAAGGAAGAACCACAATGGTTACTCGAGTGGAGACTAAAAGCTTTCAAAACCTGGGAATCCATGGTGGAGCCAGCTTGGGCAAATGTCACTTATCCAAAAATTGACTTACAAAGCCTGCGCTACTACTCCGCTCCCAAACAAGATAAAAAGCCAAAGTCTCTTGATGAGGTAGACCCTGAATTACTTCAGATATACGAAAGACTTGGTATTAATCTAAACGAGCAGAAAAAACTCCAAGGTATTGCTGTAGACGCAGTTTTGGACTCTGTATCTGTTGGTACCACATTCAAGAAAACACTTTCAAAATTGGGGATCGTTTTCTGCTCCTTCAGTGAAGCAGTAAAAGAACACCCTGAATTGGTGAAAAAATATTTGGGTTCTGTCGTTCCGATGACAGATAACTATTACGCAGCATTAAACTCTGCTGTATTCTCCGACGGGTCTTTCTGTTATATACCAAAAGGTGTAAGATGCCCAATGGAGCTTTCCACTTATTTCCGTATCAATGCAGCCAATACAGGTCAGTTTGAAAGAACCTTGATCGTTGCGGAAGATGAATCTTACGTTTCTTACTTAGAAGGCTGTACTGCCCCACAGAGAGATGAAAATCAACTTCACGCTGCTGTAGTAGAAATCTATGCTGCCAAGAACGCAGAGGTGAAGTATTCTACGGTACAAAATTGGTTCCCAGGTGATAAAGATGGCAAAGGCGGTATCTACAACTTTGTAACAAAAAGAGGTATTTGCGCTGGCGATAATTCAAAAATTTCTTGGACTCAGGTAGAAACTGGATCAGCCGTGACATGGAAATATCCTTCTTGTATCTTAAAAGGTGACAACTCCATCGGTGAATTTTATTCTGTCGCGGTAACAAATAATTACCAGCAAGCGGATACAGGTACTAAAATGATTCACATAGGTAAAAACACCAAATCCAGAATCGTATCTAAAGGAATATCAGCAGGAAAATCCCAAAACTCATATAGAGGACAAGTCCAAGTGATGAAAAGAGCTTCTAATTCCAGAAACTTTTCACAGTGTGACTCCTTATTAATGGGTGATCAATGCGGAGCACATACTTTCCCATACATTGATATTCATAATTCCACGGCGAAAGTGGAGCATGAAGCGACCACATCCAAAATTGGTGAAGATCAGTTGTTTTACTGTAACCAGAGAGGGATTTCTACTGAGGACGCAGTTGCATTAATCGTTAATGGTTATGCAAAAGAAGTACTGAACCAATTACCAATGGAATTTGCTGTAGAAGCTCAAAAACTATTGGCATTGACACTTGAAGGGTCAGTGGGTTAA
- a CDS encoding Lrp/AsnC ligand binding domain-containing protein encodes MDKNLDIDNIDLKIISLLNEDAKTPYTEIAKKVFVSSGTVHVRMKKLEDMGIVKSATLNIDFSKLGYDISAFLGIYLEKSSLYDNVIEKLKTISEVVSAYYTTGNYSIFAKIICRDTNHLRLVLDNIQKVEGIDRTETLIVLEESINRPIQFFDKEK; translated from the coding sequence ATGGATAAAAATTTAGATATCGATAACATAGACCTAAAAATCATCTCTCTTCTAAATGAGGATGCAAAAACACCTTACACTGAGATAGCCAAAAAGGTTTTTGTTTCTTCAGGTACAGTTCATGTAAGAATGAAGAAACTTGAGGATATGGGCATCGTAAAAAGCGCCACATTAAATATTGACTTTTCAAAACTTGGTTATGATATCTCTGCCTTCTTGGGCATTTATCTGGAAAAGAGTTCTCTTTATGATAATGTCATAGAAAAACTCAAAACCATCTCTGAAGTTGTAAGCGCTTATTATACCACAGGTAATTATTCGATTTTCGCAAAAATCATTTGTCGGGACACTAATCATCTGAGGTTAGTATTAGATAATATTCAAAAAGTAGAAGGTATCGATAGAACAGAAACCCTAATCGTCCTAGAAGAAAGTATCAATAGACCAATCCAGTTCTTCGATAAAGAGAAATAA